A window of Calditrichota bacterium contains these coding sequences:
- a CDS encoding IS110 family transposase — protein MENFYMGCDVSKGYADFVIIDQNKKLMEPVFQIDDTFDGHNQLYTILSKFLTKHPGATLYCAVESTGGLEDNWLKLLHRLSAILSVRAARINPMGPHNLHKASMVRNGTDAISAQLIAEYLIAFADKVRYNETDPYVSLRKQWNLIEMYKKQKTQLLNQLSLHLYTAVPFLVHYCKYGVPRWILLLLKAYPSASKIARARTQSLHKIPYVSVKRAQTLAIEAKHSVGAVDDPYSALVIQSIVSQILHLEKLINQHKRYMTQHCQLPQVQLLTSFKGIGIYSAVGLMLNIISVERFPSAKNLASYFGLHPVYKRSGDSKEGVYMSKKGRSAPREILYWVAKSAIVSNPLIKEFYQRHIKNGKTKMSALGICMHKIARIVFGMLKHQKPFDPAIDRRNTHAGSPAQVRLHEFRNKRRFQKTSDVAPISRRQVAIRKERKLSQLTESEPFGICASSPSNT, from the coding sequence ATGGAAAACTTTTATATGGGATGTGACGTGAGTAAAGGGTATGCCGATTTTGTCATCATCGATCAAAACAAAAAGCTCATGGAGCCTGTCTTTCAAATCGATGATACATTTGATGGCCATAACCAACTCTACACCATCCTATCAAAATTTTTGACCAAGCATCCGGGTGCCACGTTGTACTGCGCCGTGGAAAGCACCGGCGGACTGGAGGATAACTGGCTTAAGTTGCTGCACCGATTAAGCGCTATCTTGTCTGTCAGAGCCGCCAGAATCAATCCCATGGGGCCTCACAATCTCCATAAGGCCTCAATGGTTCGAAATGGCACCGATGCCATCAGTGCCCAACTGATCGCCGAGTATCTGATCGCCTTTGCCGATAAGGTGCGATACAACGAAACCGACCCCTATGTCTCTTTGAGGAAACAGTGGAATCTGATTGAAATGTACAAAAAGCAGAAAACTCAACTACTCAACCAATTAAGCCTGCACCTGTACACCGCGGTTCCTTTTCTGGTTCACTATTGTAAATATGGCGTACCCCGGTGGATTTTGCTTCTTTTGAAAGCCTATCCCTCCGCCTCAAAGATAGCCAGGGCTCGCACCCAATCGTTGCACAAAATTCCCTATGTTTCTGTTAAACGAGCCCAGACGCTCGCAATAGAAGCCAAACATTCGGTCGGCGCCGTCGACGACCCATACAGTGCTCTGGTCATCCAATCTATCGTTTCACAAATTCTCCATTTGGAAAAATTAATCAACCAGCATAAACGGTATATGACCCAACACTGTCAGTTACCACAGGTGCAGCTTCTGACCTCCTTCAAGGGAATCGGCATCTACTCCGCTGTTGGGCTGATGCTCAATATTATCTCCGTAGAACGTTTCCCCTCTGCCAAAAATCTGGCCTCCTATTTTGGCCTTCACCCCGTCTACAAACGAAGTGGGGACAGCAAAGAGGGCGTGTACATGAGCAAAAAAGGCCGCTCTGCCCCCCGGGAAATCCTCTACTGGGTAGCCAAAAGTGCCATCGTCTCCAATCCCCTGATCAAAGAGTTCTATCAGAGGCACATTAAAAACGGAAAAACCAAAATGTCTGCGCTCGGAATCTGTATGCATAAAATCGCCCGTATTGTCTTTGGAATGCTCAAACATCAGAAACCCTTCGACCCAGCCATTGACAGACGAAATACCCATGCAGGCTCTCCCGCACAGGTCCGCTTACATGAGTTCCGTAATAAACGCCGGTTTCAAAAAACTTCTGATGTGGCGCCTATCTCCAGAAGACAGGTCGCTATTAGAAAAGAGAGGAAGCTGTCCCAACTCACTGAAAGTGAGCCGTTCGGGATCTGTGCCTCCTCTCCTTCAAATACGTAA